A stretch of the Streptomyces sp. NBC_00654 genome encodes the following:
- a CDS encoding HAD hydrolase-like protein: protein MTVIVGTLPVQETVHRLRAHLAGLVDVQGRLHCPCSSRVLESALTLRLLDTEGCHHQARARLRAFLEKASSRPGAGGLDRLLARAALSRPPAPGAGDDDVLAGFVHHTAVRKRILMDTVLHLAGTPGTLPRRGPEEFVAGELHSWKRPEMLACHLIHLHAHRDTGQVAAADLEPLAAVLSGEHIHERNHLSHLLYLFALRPYSAHRHLVDAGIERLVATQGADGGFSLSRDIDTWVTSVGGLALSEAGADRGLLDRTCAWLAARQADDGGWSFTEGVAQTDADTAYTVLKLLHRHAPARYANSLEAGHAYLRRMQNPDGGWPVYRRTNPSEAAMTGGALSALCDRPHANAAAITAGARWLIRNQQGDGAFERSWSLSEGNALFRSVHGLNAALGHHLLDPETAGHARTAVHRASDCLRAGQNDDGGWGHGNGAPSDPISTGYALAALGPDARPDVLHAAATYLIARQRPDGGFDSTPDTVSPRPIPLDLPALAPAYILRGLTHALPTGPPPPRKAAVRPGRAPAHTVQPAPGTSRYRAQIFDFDGTLVDTAEVNLHAVHAALTAHGTHVPLRWLRTVPLADLGVLRRHLLAAHGLVPACTDADIVRAARGYWLAHTHQVRPVAAVAAAAHAAAEKGPVAVASANDGHIVRAGLAAAGLAHLFTIIVTREDVAALKPAPDAFLTAASLLEVEPARCLAYENTDEGISAAHTARMDTIDIRATPWTVRRPPHTYRSRSFSPKSNTWE from the coding sequence GTGACCGTCATAGTGGGAACCCTGCCGGTACAGGAAACGGTGCACCGACTGCGTGCCCATCTCGCCGGACTCGTCGACGTACAGGGCCGCCTGCACTGCCCGTGTTCCAGCCGTGTCCTGGAATCCGCCCTCACGCTGCGCCTGCTCGATACCGAAGGCTGCCACCACCAAGCCCGCGCGCGTCTGCGCGCCTTCCTTGAGAAGGCGTCCAGCCGGCCCGGCGCAGGTGGGCTGGACCGGCTCCTGGCCCGTGCCGCCCTGTCACGGCCTCCCGCGCCGGGAGCCGGGGACGATGACGTTCTGGCAGGGTTCGTGCACCACACCGCCGTACGCAAGCGGATACTCATGGACACCGTCCTCCACCTCGCCGGCACTCCGGGCACGCTGCCCCGCCGTGGTCCGGAAGAGTTCGTCGCCGGGGAACTGCACAGCTGGAAGCGGCCGGAGATGCTGGCCTGTCACCTCATCCACCTTCACGCCCACCGGGACACCGGCCAGGTCGCGGCCGCCGATCTGGAGCCGCTGGCCGCCGTCCTGAGCGGCGAGCACATCCACGAACGCAACCACTTGTCCCACCTGCTGTACCTGTTCGCGCTGCGCCCCTACTCGGCCCATCGGCACCTGGTCGACGCGGGCATCGAGCGCCTGGTGGCCACCCAGGGCGCGGACGGCGGGTTCTCCCTGAGCCGGGACATCGACACCTGGGTCACCTCGGTCGGCGGCCTGGCCCTGTCCGAGGCGGGAGCCGACCGGGGTCTCCTGGACCGGACCTGCGCCTGGCTCGCCGCCCGCCAAGCCGACGACGGAGGGTGGTCTTTCACCGAAGGCGTCGCCCAGACCGACGCCGACACCGCCTACACCGTCCTCAAACTTCTCCACCGGCATGCCCCCGCCCGGTACGCCAACAGCCTGGAGGCCGGTCATGCCTACCTGCGGCGGATGCAGAACCCCGACGGAGGCTGGCCCGTCTACCGGCGAACCAACCCGTCCGAGGCGGCCATGACCGGCGGCGCGTTGTCCGCGCTCTGCGACCGGCCCCACGCCAATGCCGCCGCCATCACCGCAGGCGCGCGCTGGCTGATCCGCAACCAGCAGGGCGACGGCGCCTTCGAACGCAGTTGGAGCCTGTCGGAGGGCAACGCGCTGTTCCGCTCAGTCCACGGCCTGAACGCCGCCCTCGGCCATCACCTCCTGGACCCCGAGACCGCCGGCCACGCCCGCACCGCCGTCCACCGGGCCAGCGACTGCCTCCGCGCCGGCCAGAACGATGACGGCGGGTGGGGACATGGCAACGGGGCACCCAGCGACCCGATTTCCACCGGATACGCGCTCGCCGCCCTCGGCCCCGACGCCCGGCCGGACGTCCTGCATGCCGCCGCCACCTATCTCATTGCCCGCCAGCGACCGGACGGGGGATTCGACTCCACCCCGGACACCGTCTCGCCCCGGCCCATCCCGCTGGACCTGCCTGCCCTCGCACCCGCCTACATCCTGCGCGGCCTCACCCATGCCCTTCCCACCGGCCCGCCGCCGCCTCGGAAGGCAGCGGTGAGGCCCGGCCGGGCTCCGGCACACACCGTTCAACCCGCACCAGGTACAAGCAGGTACCGAGCACAGATCTTCGACTTCGACGGCACCCTCGTCGACACGGCCGAGGTCAACCTGCACGCCGTCCACGCCGCACTGACCGCTCACGGTACGCACGTCCCACTGCGGTGGCTGCGCACCGTTCCACTCGCCGACCTCGGCGTGCTGCGCCGTCATCTGCTGGCCGCTCACGGCTTGGTGCCGGCCTGCACGGACGCCGACATCGTACGCGCTGCCCGCGGCTACTGGCTGGCCCATACCCACCAGGTCCGTCCGGTCGCCGCAGTGGCCGCCGCCGCTCACGCCGCCGCGGAGAAAGGCCCCGTCGCGGTGGCATCCGCCAACGACGGCCACATCGTCCGAGCCGGACTCGCCGCCGCCGGACTCGCCCACCTCTTCACCATCATCGTCACCCGCGAGGATGTGGCCGCCCTGAAACCGGCCCCGGACGCCTTCCTCACCGCGGCATCCCTCCTCGAAGTGGAACCCGCCCGCTGCCTCGCCTACGAGAACACCGACGAAGGCATCAGCGCAGCCCACACCGCCCGGATGGACACCATCGACATCCGCGCCACCCCCTGGACCGTCCGCCGACCACCGCACACGTACAGGTCCCGGTCGTTCTCGCCGAAAAGCAACACGTGGGAATGA
- a CDS encoding response regulator transcription factor, protein MIGSQAAAAVVTGPDTSTAVTTDTPGAASCTTLLIADDDEVTRSGLRTLLGMRPGITVVGEAADGIEAVEQARRLRPDVVLMDVRMPRRNGIEATRQLLAGPADPPKVVVITTFENDDYVTAALSAGASGFVLKRLPVPKIAEAVRVVAAGEAILFPAALRRMVTARPLGSAEALPQAALTGREEEVLRLMATGRSNPDIAESCRVSLETVKTHVGNVLTKLGAQNRTHAVVIAYETGLVVPGVTG, encoded by the coding sequence ATGATCGGCTCACAAGCGGCCGCAGCGGTCGTGACCGGCCCCGACACGAGCACAGCCGTCACAACTGACACCCCCGGTGCCGCCAGCTGCACCACCCTCCTGATCGCGGACGACGACGAGGTGACCCGCAGCGGTCTGCGCACGCTGCTCGGAATGCGGCCCGGGATCACCGTCGTCGGGGAGGCCGCCGACGGCATCGAAGCAGTCGAGCAGGCGCGGCGGTTGCGGCCGGACGTGGTCCTGATGGACGTACGGATGCCGCGCCGCAACGGCATAGAGGCGACCCGGCAGCTCCTCGCCGGGCCGGCCGACCCGCCGAAAGTCGTGGTGATCACCACCTTCGAGAACGACGACTACGTCACCGCCGCGCTCAGTGCCGGGGCCAGCGGCTTCGTGCTCAAGCGTCTCCCCGTCCCCAAGATCGCGGAGGCGGTGCGGGTGGTCGCGGCGGGCGAGGCGATCCTCTTTCCGGCGGCCCTGCGTCGGATGGTCACCGCCCGCCCCCTGGGATCCGCCGAAGCGCTGCCGCAGGCGGCGCTGACGGGCCGGGAGGAGGAGGTGCTGCGCCTGATGGCCACCGGCCGGTCCAACCCGGACATCGCGGAGTCGTGCAGGGTGAGCCTGGAGACGGTGAAGACGCATGTCGGGAACGTGCTGACCAAACTCGGCGCGCAGAACCGGACCCACGCGGTGGTGATCGCGTACGAAACCGGCCTGGTCGTGCCCGGGGTCACGGGCTGA
- a CDS encoding histidine kinase, translating into MQFALTVLAWSVLIGVIGLARTTRRVLIACARRMLRVPLPDPVGERRGAGPPGEGAASSAALGADRWRTPLWLLSHVALGWAGAQLSVLLFIAGLLLPGGWAGAEAGVSVNGWSLRAESGWQSWAAAFCCLLLAAALCLAVTYALRWLAPRLLGPSPAERLALAAERERVLAERNRLAHELHDSIGHTLTAATIQAAVAGEMLCADPVAARAALRSIEESTRAALEDLDYVLGMLREEKAGTAPARTLADLPELLDRLRHAGAAVEPWLSGDCAQVQGTLSRAAYRILQEGLTNALRHGAGGPIRVKVAATPDSLQLDVVNRTGAGSGMSQGTFPTSGHGLSGLFERVRLLHGEIEAGPDGPEHWRLAVRLPVRLPA; encoded by the coding sequence GTGCAGTTCGCTCTGACCGTGCTGGCCTGGTCCGTACTGATCGGTGTGATCGGGCTGGCTCGTACCACGCGGCGGGTGCTGATCGCTTGCGCCCGGCGGATGCTGCGGGTGCCATTGCCGGATCCCGTGGGCGAGCGTCGGGGTGCGGGCCCGCCCGGTGAGGGGGCGGCTTCTTCCGCGGCACTGGGCGCCGACCGTTGGCGGACCCCGCTCTGGCTGCTGTCGCATGTGGCGCTGGGGTGGGCGGGGGCGCAGCTGAGCGTCCTGCTGTTCATCGCGGGCCTGCTCCTTCCCGGCGGTTGGGCGGGCGCCGAGGCCGGGGTGAGTGTGAACGGCTGGTCGCTGCGGGCGGAGAGCGGCTGGCAGAGCTGGGCGGCGGCATTCTGCTGCCTGCTGCTGGCGGCGGCTCTTTGCCTTGCGGTGACGTACGCCCTGCGGTGGCTGGCGCCCAGACTTCTGGGTCCGTCGCCGGCCGAGCGGCTCGCGCTGGCGGCCGAGCGGGAGCGGGTGCTGGCCGAACGCAACCGGCTGGCCCACGAGTTGCACGACTCGATCGGGCACACGCTGACGGCCGCCACGATCCAGGCAGCGGTGGCGGGCGAGATGCTCTGTGCCGACCCGGTGGCGGCGCGGGCCGCCCTGCGCAGCATCGAGGAGTCGACCCGGGCCGCCCTCGAGGACCTGGACTATGTGCTGGGCATGCTGCGCGAGGAGAAAGCGGGGACGGCGCCTGCCCGCACCCTGGCCGACCTGCCCGAGCTGCTCGACCGGCTGCGGCACGCGGGCGCGGCGGTGGAGCCGTGGCTGTCGGGCGACTGTGCGCAGGTGCAGGGGACGCTCTCCCGGGCGGCGTACCGGATCCTGCAGGAAGGGCTGACGAACGCGCTGCGGCACGGAGCGGGCGGTCCGATCCGGGTCAAGGTGGCGGCCACGCCGGACTCGCTGCAGCTCGACGTGGTCAACCGGACCGGAGCCGGGAGCGGAATGAGCCAGGGTACCTTCCCAACGTCCGGGCACGGCCTGTCCGGCCTCTTCGAGCGCGTGCGGCTCCTGCACGGCGAAATCGAGGCCGGTCCGGACGGACCGGAGCACTGGCGGCTGGCGGTCCGGCTGCCGGTACGCTTGCCCGCATGA
- a CDS encoding DUF4190 domain-containing protein codes for MNAQRIETPLNHTVSAQDQAVRTLTATNGVAQGLTTPKNSLATAAMTLGIISLCTSVVFIGGPLAVIGLILGIAALMAAKRTGMGRGKAVTAVVTSSLAIVVSGLVAVFMVWYANKTQECYQPDSFHQYTQCVREHLNGN; via the coding sequence TTGAACGCTCAGAGGATCGAGACGCCGCTGAACCACACGGTGTCCGCGCAGGACCAGGCCGTACGGACTCTGACGGCAACGAACGGAGTGGCACAGGGCCTGACAACACCGAAGAACAGCCTGGCCACGGCCGCCATGACACTGGGCATCATCAGCCTGTGCACCTCGGTCGTCTTCATCGGCGGCCCGCTCGCCGTGATCGGTCTGATCCTGGGCATCGCCGCGCTGATGGCGGCCAAGCGGACCGGTATGGGCCGGGGCAAGGCCGTCACCGCCGTGGTGACGTCGTCCCTCGCGATCGTGGTGTCCGGGCTGGTCGCCGTCTTCATGGTCTGGTACGCGAACAAGACGCAGGAGTGCTACCAGCCCGACAGCTTCCACCAGTACACGCAGTGCGTCCGCGAGCACCTGAACGGAAACTGA
- a CDS encoding DUF4232 domain-containing protein, translating to MKYTRITALAAIGVAATLSLTACGGDGSAKDSSSKNSSSVPSSDGGTKSEGGSGSGGSAVSDAKSGSGEGTEARADAANGTTETGGKVTFCKTEDLAIDATDAAPDAESGRIDITMINRGSTTCSATGFAGVDIKDADNTSNPIERGQAQPRVTILKPGDAAVFNLAYDIDNTGGSLASPTNILVTPPNETHTVSLTWPAGAGAIKGAYTDVQVYPTHTAK from the coding sequence GTGAAGTACACCCGCATCACCGCTCTCGCCGCCATCGGTGTCGCCGCCACCCTTTCGCTCACGGCCTGCGGCGGCGACGGCTCCGCGAAGGACTCGTCCTCCAAGAACTCCTCGTCTGTTCCGTCCTCGGACGGTGGTACGAAGTCGGAGGGTGGCTCGGGCTCCGGCGGCTCGGCGGTCAGCGACGCGAAGTCTGGCTCCGGTGAGGGCACCGAGGCCCGCGCGGACGCCGCGAACGGCACGACGGAGACCGGAGGCAAGGTCACGTTCTGCAAGACGGAGGACCTGGCCATCGACGCCACGGACGCCGCGCCCGATGCGGAATCCGGCAGGATCGACATCACCATGATCAACCGGGGTTCGACCACCTGCTCGGCGACGGGCTTCGCGGGGGTCGACATCAAGGACGCCGACAACACCTCGAACCCCATCGAGCGCGGCCAGGCCCAGCCGCGTGTCACCATCCTGAAGCCGGGCGACGCCGCTGTCTTCAACCTCGCCTACGACATCGACAACACCGGCGGCAGCCTCGCGTCCCCGACCAACATCCTGGTGACGCCCCCGAACGAGACCCACACCGTGAGCCTGACGTGGCCTGCGGGCGCGGGGGCGATCAAGGGCGCCTACACCGACGTTCAGGTCTACCCCACGCACACGGCCAAGTAG
- a CDS encoding helicase associated domain-containing protein: MLFEGDDLRKWLAQQRRARTWAQLTAEQQERLEWLGVTPDEPAPEPVKTHTASRSACLSA; the protein is encoded by the coding sequence GTGCTGTTCGAGGGTGATGATCTGAGGAAGTGGCTGGCACAGCAACGGCGGGCGCGCACCTGGGCACAGCTGACCGCTGAGCAGCAGGAACGGCTCGAATGGCTGGGCGTGACGCCCGACGAGCCCGCCCCCGAACCGGTGAAAACACACACAGCGTCAAGAAGTGCCTGCCTCTCTGCCTGA